TTCGGTGGCTTCTGCTGTTCTTGTAACTCCCCCGCCTTATCTTCCTTATTGATGTCTTCCACTTTCCTTTTGACCGACTTGGATTTCTCCTTCAGCTTTTGCTCGCTGGCCAATCTCTGGAGGATCAGACTCCTCGCCGTTGACACAGGGGGTTGATTCTCACTGGGTCGTGGTTCCCGCTCCATTCTATCCGCATGTCCCTGTACTTTCCTCGCGAAACGAGTGCGAGCGCAAAAGTCCAGAAGATCGCACAGATCGATGTTGAAGAAGTCACCCTCGGCGGTTAGCTCATAGGTGCGCATCATGCTGGAGCCGTTGGACTGCGATTCCATGCGCTGATCTAGAATCTTAAGCAATCGGCGAACAATGAAGATGATTTGGTTGATTTTCAGTAGATTCTTGGTGGCGAAACGCTTTTGGAAGTGCTCCTTATAGCCGGAGATCTGCACCTTGGCCCGCTCCAACTGCTGCCGGTTGATTTCGGAGCCGTGCAGCTGGGCCACGCTGTCCAGTAGGTTGTGAGCCTCATCTACTATGACGATGGACCCCTTAAGGCTTATACCCAGTTGATTACGGGCGGACTTTTGGAGCAGCAGTTGATACGGCAGTAGTATAAGTTGAGCGTGCTCCACAGCGGATCTTGAGGCGTAATACGAGCAGCCACCGCAGGCGGTCCCCTCATTAGCCAGCTCCTCAATGTCCAGCGGTTCGGTCAAAGCCAAATCCCTGAGGGATTCCACCAGGGAAGCCGCTTTAAACGGGCATCTACTGTTGGTCTCTGCAGTTAGCCGACTTTTTTTGCTGGGATTGGGACGGGCTTTCTTGGTAGCCATATCCAGGCACCTCTCGTTCATCAGGCCCACATGCTTCAGCTTCCGGACTGCGGGATTCCCGCACAGCTGCTGCCGCGAGCCCAGGGAAATGCACCTCACCGACTGGCCATGAGGTGTTTTCCGCAGTTCTGTCACAATTTGTGCCAACTGCGAGTGGGTGCGGCTGCAGAAGAAGATTTGAACAGGGCGATAGCGGTCTTCGGCTGCTTCCTGCGGTCCATCGGCGGTTTCGTGCTCTGAATCCGAGTCGGATTCAGGATCCAGGTCCTTCTCTAGTTCCTCAAGCTTGCCTGGGTGCACTTTTCCTTGCCGTTTATGCTTTTTGGCTCCTTTCCTgatctgctccagctgctgctcttgttTGTCCAGCAGAGCCCGCAGGTGTTGCAACCTGAGGAGCTCCGCCCGCTGTGCTCTGGACTTTCCCTGGCTCTCCAGCCAATCGCTCGACTtctcgctctcctcctccagttCAGTCAACTCCTGTTCCACTCCGCGAATCCTGGCCAGCATTTCCGTGCGCACCAGCTCCTCGTGCCTGGCCAGCCAGGTGAGGGCGCCGCAGGTGAGGGTGAGGGACTTCCCCGTTCCCGTTGGACTCTCGAATATGCCCACCTGGCCTCTCTCGAGCACCTCGAAGAGCTCCTGCATCAGCTGCTCCTGGATTTCGTACGGTGAGTACGGGAATCCGAACTCCTGTGCGGCGGGCGTGGCCAGCCGCTGGTTGGGCGTGTACTGGGCCATTTTCGAGCTGTTTTATATCCTTATTTCACATTTCAGAGTCAAAAGAGGcagaaattgcaaaatgccaaGACAAAACGACgcgccaagaagaagaagaacaaaaATGGGCTAACGCGTTGGCGATGCGAATTCAAGTAAGTGATGGAACACAATGGCGGTAATGAATAcgatatttaaaattttagcGCCATTACGCTTAAAAACATCTTAAGGGAAGGcttaaaaacaaatggaaTTATAAGCTCAgccaataatatttttaaacgtaTTTAAATGCTGTGCCCTTGTCAGAAATCTTTAAGATCCGTAAAACGATATATTTAAAGCCACCGATAACCGGCATCGATAGCGCCTGCCTTGTGCCTAAAAAATACTGCAATCCGCATAGCCGccaaaattcataaattacaacagcaacaagtggCAAGTAGAAAAgcgaagcaaaaaaaaagtgaaaccgaGAAGAAAAAACGCAAAATGTGGATACCTGCTGTGAGTAATGGTTAGATAGTATAGTacacatgcaaattgaatgcaGCACTCGCTTGGTAAACATTAacgattgattgattgccaATTAGTCATGATCAGCGCTATAAAATTTCGTAAGCTACTGATGCCATCTCGCTCTGCCAAGATGTCGTCCATTACAATTTCGATTTAACGACTTTAATGGCTGGATTTCGCGTTAACAGACTGTATTCTTATGGGATTTTGAGAAATATCCACTTCACCTTCAATATTTAGATTAAATATTCAGGCGAGATGtgaaatatgtatgttcatcGCTGCCACTTTTTTTGCGTCTCTTTAAATCCTCATTTGCGGTACTTTCCGAGTCTTTCATCTTActtacacatacatatgcatgtttATATGTACATTCATATGTTTATGATAAATCGATCGTCCGtctttatttgcaattatcgAACTAAATATTGGGctacttttgtttttaacatTGTTCctaatgtttttaattttataccTCCACAACAGCCGACCCACAATAATTTGGTAATATTCGCGATTAGATTGTATGCATCAATAGATTATTTATTTCCTGTGCCATTTGAAATGACAATATTgtaattaacaattaacaagTTCTGAATCGTTTGCTCTCATTactcaaattgaaattgacttAAGATCATGGAACCCAACTTCAAGGGAGAACTTTGTTTGATCTATTCTGGATTTCTATTCTTAAGCTGTCAAGTCGCCGAACTTTTACTCGAACCAAGTTCAGTTCCAACTCCACCCAGCTGGCCAGTTAATTGTGGGCGTAGGTTAATTGAACTGCGTTCTTGAGCGCGGCACGCCCGATATTCTTTCACCAATCTCCACGGCAGAAAATCGAAGCGCCGCCACTGCTTCCTGACCTCCCGCTGAACCGCTGACTCACAGACCACAGACTTTTCCATCGAGACTCGACTTTTCCAGCGATTCCGATGGCGACGGGACCTTGGCAGACAGTGGGTCGTCAGTTGGGCTCCGTGTACGGGGAGTGGTCGAAATCGAAGTTGCACCCCGGAGACATGTCCATTGGTCAGAGGCGCACTTGTGGTTTGCCTGCTGTTGGCCTGGGTGGCATAATTTTTGACTTAACGCACGTCTATAAATACGCGGTGCTGCAACACATGTAAGACTATCTGAGCTGGAATACAAATACACCTGCGTGTGCCACTGCGATTGCTAATAGAATGCCTCAATGATAGTGCGTTCTCTGGTTATTTACGGCCGATATTTCATGCGATTAGGTGCCATAATTTATCAGACTTCTGCAGCCGCCGTTGCTCACATATATCATCGGTCGTGGGATCTGAACACCTAGATCTCTAATTCTAGCCGTGTGACATTTGCAACGATCACGGATTTCTCTAAGCCAAGCCAACAGCTTCTGGAAAGGATCGTGGAAAGATTAGGTTGCTTGTGTTATTAACTGCATGAAATTATTGACTAGAAGCTCTAGTCTATCTAAGTCATTGTTTGGAACAAAAAGAGGGCTTGTCTGGCTGGGAATCATCCGATATGTCATACATATGTGTCCGGCGCCTAAGACTCCCGTGGAGGCGGTGACCTAATCTATGACACACGCTGCAGCGAGAAGGATTTCGAACGCTGTTTTTTGATCTTTTATTACTGTTATGACATTCAATAAGCAATTAGGCATTAATCACTGCCGGGGGCAGCATTAATCACCCGAGCAGCGCCCCAACCCCATAACAATCGCAGCGGCTCGGAGCACCGAAAGCGAGCCTTCAACTTATGCATATTAGCAGAGCGACGGAGATCTGGGCAATCGGAGAACAGAGAACCGGGGACTGGGGACTGGGGACTGGGAGGGTTTTCTATCCACGAATAGTTGGCGACACAGCCAGTCGCACTCTCTGAGATATGCGTCCCGCCTGCAAGATATGATGTCACCGTCTGTTTATAACTCGCCCGTCAGCGATGCAGATCGAATCTGAAATCGGTAGGGTTGGAGGTGCCGATCGGGTCG
This Drosophila simulans strain w501 chromosome X, Prin_Dsim_3.1, whole genome shotgun sequence DNA region includes the following protein-coding sequences:
- the LOC6724851 gene encoding ATP-dependent DNA helicase DDX11 — its product is MAQYTPNQRLATPAAQEFGFPYSPYEIQEQLMQELFEVLERGQVGIFESPTGTGKSLTLTCGALTWLARHEELVRTEMLARIRGVEQELTELEEESEKSSDWLESQGKSRAQRAELLRLQHLRALLDKQEQQLEQIRKGAKKHKRQGKVHPGKLEELEKDLDPESDSDSEHETADGPQEAAEDRYRPVQIFFCSRTHSQLAQIVTELRKTPHGQSVRCISLGSRQQLCGNPAVRKLKHVGLMNERCLDMATKKARPNPSKKSRLTAETNSRCPFKAASLVESLRDLALTEPLDIEELANEGTACGGCSYYASRSAVEHAQLILLPYQLLLQKSARNQLGISLKGSIVIVDEAHNLLDSVAQLHGSEINRQQLERAKVQISGYKEHFQKRFATKNLLKINQIIFIVRRLLKILDQRMESQSNGSSMMRTYELTAEGDFFNIDLCDLLDFCARTRFARKVQGHADRMEREPRPSENQPPVSTARSLILQRLASEQKLKEKSKSVKRKVEDINKEDKAGELQEQQKPPKKPVQEVAPSPIRPLLAFLETLTSNAEDGRILLDPVGGTLKYILLDPAEQFADIVAEARAIVIAGGTMQPTQELKEQLFTGCQDRLVERFYNHVVADDAVLPFVISNGPSGAPLSFKFAHRASAEMLRELSMVLRNLCQVVPGGVVCFLPSYEYLDKVYKYLEQTGTLESISCRKSVFREVSGSAEQLLDNYALAIKRPASGGALLLSVVGGKLSEGLNFADDLGRAVLVVGLPYSNSQSPELRQRMQHLDEKLGPGAGNEYYENLCVKAVNQCIGRAVRHINDYACVYLLDKRFADPKIRGKLPKWISRHIVDSNAANGGFGAVQARTARFFKGR